Within Myceligenerans xiligouense, the genomic segment CGGGCCGTCTCGAGGTCGAGGCGGACGCGCACGACCACGACCACGTCACGCTGGTGACGCGGGAGGACCTCGTGCTCGCCGCGCAGCGGCTGGCACGGCTCATGGACCCGAGCAAGGCGGACGCACTCATCGTGGCACCGGTCCCGGCGGACGGGACGGGCACCGCGGCGGGTTCGGGGGATCCGGGCCTGCGGCAGAACCTGATGACCATCGTGGACGCGTTCGGCCTGTCCACGGCCGGTTTCGCGAACGGCCGCATCCCGGTCACGGTTCTCTGCCCTCTCGAGTTCGCGCCGGGTCACCGGCTGCGCTGCGACGCCGCCGAGCGGTTCACCGCGCTGAACGAGGAGTACGAGAAGCGGTTCGGCCGGAGCATTCCGATCACCGACTCGTACCGGACCTACGACGCGCAGGTGACGCTGCGGGCGCTCAAGCCGACCCTGGCGGCGATTCCCGGGACCTCCAACCACGGGTGGGGGATCGCCGTCGACCTCGGTGCGCCGATCAACTCGGGCCGGAGCGCCGAGTACGCCTGGCTCCGGGTGCACGGCCCGGACTACGGCTGGGACAACCCGGGATGGGCCCGCCTGGACGGTTCGAAGCCCGAGCCGTGGCACTTCGAGTTCTTCGCGGCCGGGATCATCCCGAACCGCGCACTGGACGTGTCGGACATCAGCACCGAGGACGATCCCCGGTACCGGCCGCCGGAGAAGCCGAAGCCCGGCGACGAGCCCGCCGCGATACCGGCGAAGGACACCAAGGACCCCAAGGGCTCGAAGGGCGACGGCAAGAGCGGCGGGTCGGACGACCCGAGCAAGGATCCGGGCGACGGCACACCCCCGTCGTCCAAGCCGTCGGAGCCGACACCCAAGCCGAGCCCGTCGCCGAGCAAGCCCAAGCCGAGCCCTTCGCCCTCGCCGTCGCCGAGCAAGGACCCGACGCCGACGCCCTCGCCGACGCCGAGCAAGGAGCCGACGCCCTCTCCCTCGCCCAGCAAGGAGCCGACGCCGACGCCGTCGCCGTCGCCGAGTGACGGGCCCAGTGAACCCGGCGACCCGAGCGGCGATCCCAGCGACCCGAGCGAACCCACCGATCCGGGCAAGCCCAGTGGTGACCCGGACGTGTCCTGCGACGAGTCCGCGGACGAGACGGCCGGGACGCGCGACGACGGCGGAGCGGGCGACGAGCCGGGTGGCGACTCCGGCGCCGACTCGGCCTCCGCCGCCGAGTCGGAGGAGGTCGCGCCGTGCGGCCCGGACGACGGCGACGGGACCGTCGGGACCGAGCAGGAGACCTCGTCGTCACCGTCCGAACCCTCGGACGCGCCGTCCGCGCGGACGGACGCGATGACCGGGGTCGTCGGCTCGGCCACGAGGTCGTCACTCGCCCGCCGGAGGGACGGGGACGGCGAGGACCCCGAGGGTGAGGACGCCGACGATGCGGACCGCGGTGGGGAGAACGTCGGCGCCTGACGGGAGACCTGCCCTCGACCGAATCCCCTCACCTGCTGTGACGCGCGCGCGTCAGCGCGGAGATACCGGGAATTCATGCACAGGCTCTACAGTGCCCGACGATGAGTACTGATTCTTCCGGTGCCGGGACGGGCGCCGTCGGCGATCCGCGGCGCTTCCTTCACGACGGGCGTCTCGAGACGCTGCCGCGTCGCCGTCGCGACAAGATCGCGGTCACGCGGTACATCGCGACACGGGCGCTCCCGGTTCTCCTGGAGCCGGTGGGCGAGCGGGAACTCACGGATCGCCTGGCCCGTCTCGCGCGCGATCCGGTCGGACTGCGCAGGGCGATGGTCGATCTCGGGCTCGTGACGCGCACGCGCGACGGCTCCGAGTACTGGCGCACCGAACGCACGGAGTACGAGGACCAGGACGCGGACGCTGTAGTGCTGGCGACCCGAGTCCTTGAGCAAGAACTTGACCAAACTTCGGAGGAATCATAAGGAATGCGGTGATGGTGGTAACAGTGGGAACTGTCACTCACCCCCGCGCGTTGGTGCAGTGTCACGTGATCTTGACTTCGCGCAACGTGAACGTAACGGGTCCGGACTGGACTCTTCGGCCCGTTGGGTGAAGACTCGAACCCAGTCGTATTCCTGCCCCGCGCTTCACGGTGAGGTGAGTCTGCGCCAAGGGCACGTCAAATATCGGTCGAAGCACTGACAACGGAGTGTACGAAGACATGGATCCTCTCCCGAGCTCTTCCGACCCCGCCTCGGAGCCCGGACGCCCCGGCTCCGGGATCGCCTGCCGACATGTGTACGAGGGCTCGATCCTCACCCTGTGGGGCGAGGTCGACGCCCAGCTCCGGGAGGCCGCCAGCCAGGCCATGGCCTCCCTCGCCTCCCGCCCTGATCCCGCGCCGGTGATCGTCGACGCGCGCGACGTCACCTTCATCGACTCCTCCGGGGTCGCGTTCATCCTCCAGGTCTTCGTTCTCGGCGAGGAGACAGGGTCGACGGTGACCCTGCGCGAGCCCTCGGCGGAGGTCATGCGAGTCCTCGACATGGTCGGGATCTCGGAACGCCTGCTCATGGAGGAAAAGGCGACCGCGTGACGTTTCCTCTCGCCGGGATGGTCGGGCAGCGACGCCGTCGACCATCCTGGCGATCCGTGCGCGGCGATGAGATAGATCCGACGCCCGGCGCGTGGAGTGGCACCCTGTGGTCGTGAGCAACGACGTCAGCGTGAACTGGGCAGGCAACCTCACCTATTCGGCGAGTGCGGTCGCGCGGCCCGGCACGCCGCAGGAACTCTCGGACCTGATCCGTGGCACGGACCGGGTCAAGGCGCTCGGCTCGCGGCACTCGTTCTGCGACGTCGCGGACACCACCGGCACGCACGTCCTGCTCGACGCGTACGACGACGGGCGCCCGGCCGTCGTCGTCGACCCCGGCAGCGGCGTGGCGTCGCTGCGCGCGGGGTTGCTGTACGGCCAGGCGGGTGCGGCACTGCTGGGGCAGGGCCGGGCGCTGCGCACGATGGCGTCGCTCCCGCACATCTCGCTGGCGGGTGCGATCGCCACGGCGACCCACGGCTCGGGCGACGCGAACGGGTGCCTCGCGAGCGACGTCGTCGGGCTGGAGATCGTCACCGCCGACGGCGGGACGCGCACCCTGCGTCGCGGCGACGCGGACTTCCCGGGCGCCGTCGTCGGCCTCGGAGCGCTCGGTGTCGTGACCCGCGTCGAGATGGCCACCGACGCGGCGTTCCAGGTGAGCCAGGACGTCGTCGTCGATCTGCCCTGGGAGGCGCTGCTCACCGACCTCGACGCGATCACCGGCGCCGCGTACTCGGTCAGCGCGTTCACCCGCTGGGGTGACGACACCGTCTCCCAGGTCTGGCTGAAGTCGCGGGTGGATGACCCGTCGCACCGGCCGGGCGGAGACGCCACGACCGGCGCGGGGCGCCGACCCGCCCGGGAGGTCCTGCTCGACCTGGGCGCCCGTGACGCCCCTGGTCCGATGCACCCGCTGGCGGGCGAGGACCCGGCCGCGAGCACCGTCCAAGGCGGCGTGGCGGGCCCCGCGCACGAGCGGCTCCCGCACTTCCGCGCGGAGCACACGCCGTCGACCGGTGCCGAGCTCCAGTCCGAGTACCTCGTGCCGCGCGAACGTGCGGCCGAGGCGATCGATGCGATGCGGGGCCTCGGCGCCAAGGTGCGGCCACTGCTGTTCGCCGGCGAGATCCGGACCGTCGCCGGTGACGACCTGTGGCTCAGCCCGTTCGACGGCGACACCCTCGCTCTGCACTTCACCTGGAAGCCGGACGGCGACGCGGTCCGGGCCGTGCTGCGCGACCTGGAGGCGGCACTGCTCCCGCTGGGCGCCCGACCGCACTGGGGCAAGATCTTCGTCGCGTCACCGAGCGACGTCGCGGCGATGTTCCCGCGCTTCGCGGACTTCGCGGCCCTGGCGAACCGGATGGATCCGCAGGGCAAGTTCCGCGGCGGCTATCTCACCCGGCTCCTGCCCGCGTAGCCGTGCCCCGGCCGGCACGGCCAACGGCGCGGTGCCGTGGCGCGGCAGCGGCGTCGGGCCGTCGCGCGGCGGCGGCGTGGAACCTCGGGCTCCACGCCGCCGTCCTGACGGCACCGCCGCTCCCCGCGGTGGGCGACGCCGGGAGATCAGGAGTTCTGCTCGTCGCCGCCGGTCTCGCCGTCCGGCCACTCCGTCCGTTCCGGCCGGGCCACGAGCATGGCGATGCTGACGCCCAGGCCTCCCCACACGAGCAGCAGCGACACCACCATCAGAGCGATCGCGCTCGCGTTCATGCCGCACCTTCCTTCCCGCCGCGCGCCGGCGGCGTGTGGCTCCTGTCGTAGCGCGGCCACGGGGCGTAGACGTCCACCGGTGACCTCCAGGGCGTGAGGGTGAGCACCACGGCGAACACCACGAACGCGGCGATCGCCCCCCAGCCCACGACACCGAGGTACCAGGTCGCATACCCCTCGTACCCCTCGACGAGCAGCGTCTGGATCCGTGACACGAGCATCCAGCCGAGCACCAGCGGCGCCAGTACCCCGACGAAGAACGTCCACCAGCCCCCGACCTGCAGCGTCGACACCGAGTTCAGGTGGAACCGCAGTTCCCTGCCCCGTCGCGCCACCCAGATCACCAGCACGCACATCGCGACCGCGGCCGAGACGATCCCGACGTTGTTGGCCCAGTTGTCCAGTGTGTCGAGCGCGATCAGACCGGTCGTCGTCGAGAAGCCGAGCACGGAGATCACTCCCGCGACGCCGCCGATCCCGAACGCCGCCTGGCGCCGGGAGATCGACAGCTTCTCCTGGAACGCGGCCGAGACGACCTGCAGGATCGACACCAGCGACGTGAACCCGGCCATCACCAGCGACCCGAAGAACAGCGCGCCGAACAGCGCGCCGGCGGGCATCTGGGAGACCAGCGCGGGGAACGTCACGAACGACAGGATCGGTCCCGTGATCCCCTCGAGTTCCCCGAACGCCACGCCCTCCTGCCCGGCGAGGAAGCCGAGCGCGGCGAACACCCCGATCCCGGCGAAGAGCTCGAACCCGGAGTTGGCGAACGCGACCACCAGGCCCGGCGACGTGAGGTTCCCGCGCCGCCTGCGGTAGGACGCGTACGTGATCATGATCCCGAACGCGATCGACAGCGAGAAGAAGATCTGGCCGTATGCCGCGATCCACACGTCGGCGTCCCCGAGCGCGGCCCAGTTCGGCGTGAACAGGGCGTTCAGGCCGTCCGTGGCCCCCGGGAGGAACAGGGAGCGGACCACCAGGACACCGAACGCGACGAGCAGCAGCGGCATGAACAGGAGGTTCACCCGCTGCACGCCGCGCGCGACCCCGGCCGAAAGCACGATGATCGCCACGACCCAGACCAGGACGAGCGGGATCAGCACCGCGGGCACGAAGTCGAGGGTGAACCACGGGTCGGCGCCACCGACGTCGGCCACCTGGAGGTAGTCGACCAGGAAGAAGGTCGTGGTGTCGTCGCCCCAGCGCAGGTCGAAGGAATACCAGAAGAAGCTCAGTGCCCACGCGATCACCGCCGTGTAGTACACGGCGATCGCGAGGCAGATCGCCACCTGGTACCAGCCGAGGGTCTCGAACCAGCGGCTGATCCGGCGCATCGCCAGCGGGGCGGAACCGCGGAACCGGTGCCCGATCGCGTAGTCGAGGTACAGGATCGGGACGCCGGCCGTGATGAGGGCGATCAGGTACGGCACGAGGAATGCCCCGCCACCGTTCTCGTAGGCCACGCCGGGGAACCGCCAGATGTTCCCCAGCCCGACCGCCGACCCGATCGCCGACAGGATGAAGCCGACCTGTCCGGTCCACTCCTCTCGCGGCCTTGCCTCGGGTGAAATCTGTGTACTCATGATCCAGATCATCCCCCGGCTGTCCACGTCCCGCGCGGAGTGTTCACGTTCCGACTGCGGTCCCGCCTCCGGCCCCGGCGGGAAGCCGCAGTTCCGCGACGCAGCCCGGTCCGGCGTTCCGGATCGAGGCGGACCCGCCGTGGACGTCCGCGACCCCGCGGACGATCGCCAGGCCGAGCCCGGCGCCGCCGCTCTCGTGCGGGACGCCGGACCCGGCGGCGGGACCGCCCTGCGAGGCTCGCTCCGGCGTTCTGGCGCGCGTCCCCCGCCATCCCGCGTCGAAGACCCGCGGCAGGTCGGCCTCGGGAATCCCCCCGCACTCGTCCTGCACCGCGATGACGGCGATCCGCTGGTCCCGGGACGGCGGGTCCGTCGCGGCCGGGTGCGCGGTGACCGTCACGGTTCCGCCGGGGGGCGTGTGACGTACCGCGTTGACCAGTAAGTTCGCCACAGCGCGGGCAACCTCGCGGGCATCGACGGTCGCCAGCGCGCCGTCGCCGTCGGCCTCGACCACCCGCACGTCCCGTGCGTCGGCGAGGGGCCGGATCGCGGCGACGGCGTCGGAGACCAGGTCACGCAGGTCCACGAGCTGGGCGCGCAGGACGAGCGCCGGCGACTGCAGACGCGACAGCGCGAGCAGGTCGTCCACCATGCCTGACATCCGGTGGTTCTCGGCCTGGATGCGGCGCACCGTCTCGGCCTCGTCGCCGACGTCGTCCTCCAGCGCCTCGGCGAGCACGCGGACGGCGGCGAGCGGCGTGCGCAGGTCGTGGGACACCCAGGCGACCATCTCGCGGCGTCCCGCCTCGATCTCGCGGTCCCGTGCCCGGGCCGCCGTGATCGCCGCCGCCTCCGCGGCGATCCGCCAGATCCGCACGGCCAGCACCATCCCGACGCCGAGTGCCACCGGGATCGCCGCCGCCAGCAGGAGCAGCACCGTCGTGGAGTCCTTGTCCGACAAGAACATGGCGCGCACGCTCGCGTACACCCCCGCGGCCACGGACACCACGACCACCAGCGGCGCGAGCACGGCCGCCGCCGCGGCGCGCCGTCGGGCGACCGCGAAGACCCCGACCGCTCCGACGGCGCCGACCGCCGCCGCCACTCCGGCGGACAGGACGAGGCCCTCCAGCATCACGTCGTCCACGGGGAGTCCTCGGGCGCCGCCACCGCCGGCGGGTGCACCGGCGCCGGGTCCCAGCGGTAGCCCACGCCGAACACCGTGACCAGTCGTTCGGGTTTCGAGGGGTCCGTCTCGACCTTCTCGCGCAGTCGGCGGACGTGCACGGTCACGGTGGACTGGTCGCCGAACTCCCAGCCCCAGACCTCACGCATGAGGCCGGGACGGTCGTGCACCTGACCGGGATGGCACAGGAACCAGCGCAACAGATCGAACTCCCGCGTGGTGAGCGAGAGCTCCCGTCCGCCGCGGATCACCCGGTGCGCCCCGGCATCGAGCACGAGGTCCCCGTCCCGCAGGACCTCGCCGTCCGACGACGTCGTCGCGCGCCCGGCCGTGGTGTCGCGCCCCGCGCCCGCCCGGGAGGCGTCCGGGGGAGTGCGAGGCACGTCCCGGCCGCCGATCGTCGGCGCCGTCTCCCGGTCCGGACGGCGGAGGTGGCCCGGTCCGGCCGCGCGGCGGAGGAGAGCCTGGACGCGCAGTGTGAGCTCGCGGGCGCTGAAGGGTTTGGTCACGTAGTCGTCGGCGCCGATCTCCAGGCCGAGGACGCGGTCCTCCTCCTCACCGCGCGCGGTGAGCATGAGCACCGGGAGATCGGGCCGCATCCCTCGCAGGCGGCGGCAGACCTCGAGCCCGTCGATCCCGGGCAGCATGAGGTCGAGCACGACGGCGTCGGGCGGCGTCGCGGCCGCGGAGGCCAGGGCGGCGTGCCCGTCGGCGGCATGGTCCGCGTCGATCCCGGCGCGCTCCAGGTAGGCGACGACCACCTCGGCGACGGTGCGGTCGTCGTCGACGACCAGAACTCGGGGCATCTCCACAGCATAGGAAGCAGGAGCCGAGGACGACGGCGACGCCGGGTGCCGTCACGGGACCGTAAGACCCTCCGGCGCGCGGCAGGAGACCGGTGCGACATCGGCGCGTGTGACCCCGTGTCTGCCATGCGTGGCCCGACAGATGCTCCGGACTGGCGCGACCGACCGACTTCATGACGAAATTCGTGGAACTGTCTGGAACCTTTACGGAACCTGCCGCGTGTTCCGTTCGTGACGGTTGTTGTCCCGCCCCCGGCGCACCTCGCCGTAGGCATCCCCAGGCACGACGCGTGCGGCTGCACGCGTGCCGTCACCGTTCCCGCGCATCGGAACGATGCGCGCGTCGCCGTGAGCCTCGTCGAGGACTCGGCGGAGTACGGCATGCCCGGGGACGGCATGCCGGAGGGAGTTGCCGCCGCGCAGGGGGCGGCGGCATCCTCCCGTGGTTCGGCACGAAGGGCGGGCGCCGCGCCCGTCGGAGTGGAGCCGGTCGATGCCGGACCGGTCGGTACCGGCCCGGCCGACCAGCGACAAGAGCACGACGGACGCGATGCCGTCCAGGGCCCCGTCGACCATCGCGACAGGTCAGGGGATGCCGTAGCCTCGGGCCGCGTGGGTGCCCAGATCCGCCATGCGGCAGCGCGCGGCAGCGCGCGACGACCGGAATCCGAACGCGCGACCGCTGGAGGTGCGCAGGTCACGGACAAGAACGCGGAGTTCACGGAGTTCATGCGCTCCGCCCGTGACCCACTGCACCGGATGGCCTTCCTGCTCTGCGGCGACCGGCACCGTGCCGAGGAGCTGACGCAGCAGACGTTCGAGCGCTGCTACCGCCACTGGCACAAGGCGCGCCAGGGCGAGCCGCTCGTCTACGCGCGACGCATCCTCGCGAACCTGCGTATCGACACCTGGCGTCGCACGCGCCGCGAGGTGCTCGCGGGGCCCGAGGACCTGCTGAACGCGCCCGCGGCCGGGAGCGAGAGCCCGCGCGCCGGATCGGTCGCCACGCCGGCCACCCGCACGGTCGAGGACCGCGACGCCGTGGTTCGCGCACTGCTCCAGCTACCGCTGAAACAGCGCAGGGTCGTCGTGATGCGGCACCTGCTCGACCTGTCGGAGACCGAGGTGTCCCGCGAGCTGGGCATGCCGCTCGGCACGGTGAAGTCGACGGCGTCACGCGGGCTCACCCAGTTGCGCACGATCCTGGAAGCACGGGGAGGTGCCCGATGAGCGACAACCTGTCCGACCAGGAGTTCGTCTCCCGCCTCCGTGACACGGCCTTCGACGCCGCCGGCAGCTCGACCCTCGACGTCGACTCCGTGCTGCGCTCCAGCCGCCGCAAGCACGCCGCACGCCGCACGGGTTACGCCGCGGCCGCCGGCCTGGTCCTGAGCACGGCGGGCATCGGGGCTGCCGGCGCGCTGCCCGGCGTACCCGGCCTGTGGAGCGCCGGGCCGGTGGAGGTCTCGCCGTCGTCGTCGGTGAGTCCCGACGGCGACACGGTCGACGCCGAGCCCGCTCCCACACCCGAACCGACCGCGAAGACTGCCGGCCCTTCCGCGCTCCCCGCCGAGTCCGCGCAGGTCACCAAGGTCGGCCCGGACGTGTGGCAGGTCACGGAGCCGGTCACGGTCATGGCCGACGACGACACCGCGCTCGTCGATCTCGGAATCGGTGCCTGGAGCGAGAACTCGCGCTTCTTCGCCCAGATCGATCTCGGGACCGAGGGCGGCAAGACCGTCTGGGAGGCGCTGCGCATCCTCTCCGGAACGGACCAGGACTTCGCGACGATGGCCCGTGGCGGCACCGCGGGCACGCTGCTCTGGGACGGCGTCACGAACGACGCGATGGTGCGGCGGGCCGACAACGGATCCTCGCTGGTGTTCGGCCTCACGTCGGGTGCCGGCTCCGGTGCGCAGCACCTCGTGCTGGACGAGCCGCTGGACGGCGGCGACCCGTCGACCACCTCGGTCCCGATCGAGCCGTTCGACGTCTTCGGCGACAGCCAGGTCTGGCTGCGCGTCGCCGAGGTGCGGTCGCGGGTCGAGCCGCGCGGGTTCGTCTACGCGGACGGCGACAGGTGGGGCGCCTCGTGGTGCCGGACGACGTCGCCACGGTGCACCGTCGTGTACGACCCGGCCGGCGGCGCCGTACGAAAGCCCTCCGGGGCCGAGCTCTCCCCGTTGGTCACGGAGCTCGGTCAGGCGATGCTGGACGGCGCGGACAAGCCCGTCGTCGCGGCCATGGAGGTCTGCGTCTCGTCGCGGGGTGACGACGCGTGGACGGCTCCGCCCGGGCTGACCGAGGACACGCTCGGCGCCGTGCCGGACGGTATCGACGCCGGGCAGTGGCGACAGTGCCTCATCGATCTGACCGAGGCGGCCGTGGCCGTGCAGCGAGGGCGGATCGACCTTCCCGCGGAGGGCGAGGGCGACGCGCCGGATGCCGGCAGCCCGGCTCCGGCGACCCCGGGTCCGACCCCGAGCGACGGGGAACAGGACGACCCGACGGGACCGATCGAGACCGTGACCGACGGCGTGGGCGAACTCATCGAGGGCGTTCTCGGCGGCGTGGGCGACGTGCTCAGCGGTGACACCGCCGACGACGGGAACCTCCTCGGGGGCGACTCGGGAGGGTGACCCGACCCGGCCCGTGAGGGCCGGCAAAGACTTCCCGCCGGGGTCTGGGTTCCTCCGGCGGGAACCAGCGAACGGCCCGGGGCAGAAATCTGGGGTTCTGCCTCGGGCCGTTCATCCTTCTCGCTCGGCTACTCGCCGTCCTCGCAGGCCAGGCCGTTGCCGTTCCGGTCGAGATCCCAGCGGTAGCTCGGGTCGGAGTCGGGGAGCGGCGCGCGGCCCGCCGCGCGCACGTCGTCACAGGTGAAGAAGAACTGGAAACCGTCGTTCCCGTTGCCGTTGTTCTCCTCCTCCCACTCCTCTTCGTTCTCCTGCTGCTCCTGCTGCTGCTGTTCCCGCTGCTCGTTCAGCTCGCGCTCGTTCTTGGTGAGCTCCGTCTCGCGCTTGCTGAGCTCCTGTTCCCGCTTCGCGACCTCGTTGCGCTGCTCCTTGAGCTGCGCGAGGTCCTGGTCGAGCTGCTCGCGCTCGGCCGCGACCTCGGCCTGGATCTGCTCGGCGTTCGTGATCGCCTGATTGGCGTCGGCCTGCAGGCCGGCGGTGACGACGACGCCGATGATCACGCCGAGGGCCGCACCCGCGATCCCCACACCGATCAGGAGCGGGGTGCCGGGCGGCTTGGCACCTCCCGGCGTGCCGCCGGGACGCCCCGCGGGCGGGCGTCCGCCGGGGCCGTGCACACCGGCACCGGGAGGCATCGGCGTGGCCGGGCCGGGGGGCACCGGCGCGGGCTCGTGCGCGCGTGACCTGGTGCCGAGGCTCTTGATCGAGCCGAGCAGGTTCTGGCCCATCGCGGCCACGGAACTCTTCGGTGCCTGCCCCTCGGGCGGCAGCATGCCAGGGCCGCCGGGTCCCCCTGGGCCCGGAGCGCCCGGGCCCGGGGGTGCGCCGTAGCCCCCGAAGCCCGGGCCGCCGGGCATTCCGGGGGGCAGAGGGGAACCGGGAGGCGCCTGGCCGGGCGGTGGCCCGGGCGGGCCCGGCGTGAGGGGTGCCGGCGCGCCGGTGCCAGGCACGGCCTGGAGCGCCATCGTGCTGGTGTCCTCGCGCGGTGCGGGGCCGTCGCCGACCGGCACCGGGTGGACCATCGTCTCGTCGGTCCCCGGCCGGCCCGGCCCGGGGCCCTCGGCGGGCAGGGAGACGGTCGGCTCGTCGGGTGCGCGCGTGCCCGCGGCGTCGTCGGGCACCCGGCGGACGGTCAGCTCGTCGACGGGAGAGGCGTGCGGGGCCCGTTCGGCCGGCGCGATGATCCGCGTGGAGTCCTGGCCGGCCGACGGCGGGTTGCCGGTGCCCGACGGCGCGGCGGGCGGCCCGGCAGGGGCTGCCGGGGCGGGTGGCGCCGGTGGTGCGGGGTTCGGCTCGCGGATCCAGTACTCCCAGCCGGGTGGGGCCGGGGGCCAGGACGGGTCGGGCACCCAGCTGGCGTCGGGTCGGAATCCCGGGGGCACTTGCCAACCCGGGGGCGGGTTGAAGCGCACGGCCATGGTTTCTCCTTCAACGTGGGGGCGGGGCCACTATGGAGCATCGGGCATCGAAAAAGCCAGGAGAGCGGCCCCACGATCGGACATTTTGCCCTACCGCGGGACCGGTGCGGTACCCTGCCGCGTTCACCGCACGGCCGCGCCCTCGGGTCAGCCGGAGGTGAGGCGGAGGAAGGCCCCGAGGTCGAGAAGGTGGCGGAGGCCGTTCGCCTCCAGGTCGCCAGGAAGGTAGTCGGTCAGGCGCGGGGAGCGCACCACGACCGCCCGCCACTGTGCCCGGGAGACCGCCACGTTCAGGCGGTTGCGGGACAGCAGGAATCCCATGCCGCGCGAGACGTCATGCGGCGACGACGCCGCGAGCGTCAGGATCACCACCGGCGCCTCGCGCCCCTGGAACAGGTCGACGGTCCCGACGGGCACGCGGTCCAGTCCGGCCTCGGCGAGGGCGCGCCGCACGACGTGCACCTGCGCGTTGTAGGCGGCCACCACCACGACGTCCTCCTGGCCGAGAGGGCGCACCTCCCCGGCGTGCCGCCGCGATCCCGGCCGGGACGTCTCCTCGGTGACCGGCCTCTCGCCCTGCCGGAGGGAGGGGTCGGACCACTCGCGCCCCATCACGGCCTGCACCTGGCGGACGACCTCGGCAGCCTCCTCGGGTGAGGAGAGCCGGTTTCCCTCGTGCGGCACGGGAACGTGATGCACTCCCGGTGCGACGCCGGCGAGGGAGCGCCTCGCGGCGACCGGGTGCGCGTCGAGCTTTCCCGAGTAGGCGAGGTCCGAGACCTTGCGGCACAGCGCCGGATGCATGCGCCACGACGTGTCCAGGAAGTAGCCGAGCTCGTCGGGCAGCACCGCTTCCGCGCCCGCGAGCCAGCCGATCACCGACGAGTCCACGGGCTCAGGATGCCTGCCCTGCGTCACCTGGGGGAGCTGCTGCGGATCACCGAGCAGGAGGACACGCCGGGCGGACCGCACGACGGCGACGGCGTCGGCCAGGGAGAACTGCCCTGCCTCCTCGATCACGAGCAGGTCGAGCCCCGCGGCGGGCCAGCGCCGGTGGGCGAAGTCCCACGCCGTCCCGCCCACCACGCAGCCTCCGGGCTGCCGTGAGGCGAAGTCCGCGAGCGCGTCCGCGCTCAGCTCCTGCCAGGGTGGCGCGAGCGGGCTGTCCGGCGCGCCGGTGCCCGCTCCTGGAGTCAGGCCGCGTCCGCGCGGCACCGCGGATTCCTGCCTCTTCTTGGCCACGACGGCGGCCGGGACCCCGGCCCCGTCCACGGCCGCGTGCAGCATGTTCTCGACGGCCGCGTGGGACTGCGACACCACGCCGACCCGCCACCCGTCGGCGACCAGCCGCGCCACGACCTGCGATCCGAGGCGGGTCTTGCCGGTCCCGGGTGGCCCCTGCACGGCGAGGCTGGAGTCGTCGAGATCTCGCAGGACGCGCTCCACCGTCGTCACCGTGTCGCCGTGATCGTGGGCCTTCGGCAGCTTGCCGTGGCTCACCAGGCGGGGTGGGCGCCGTTCCAGGATGTCCGCCGCGGGACCGGAGGGCAGTCCGCGCCCCTCGCGCCACGAGCGCAGGGCGGTGGCGGCCATCTCCTCGATCGCCTCCTCCTGCGGCCCGTGCCCCGGCCCGGCTCCGGGCGTCAGGGCGACCGGCAGCTGCTCGTGCCCGTCGGTGTCCCGCCGCAGCCGCTCCCGGAGGACGACGACGTCGGTGTCCACCGCGGCGTCCGCGCTCGACCGCACCTCGAGGATCTTGCCCCCGGAGTGCGATCCCCGTACCGCGCGATCCGGCAGGCTCCGCACGACGGGTGGAACCGGCTGGTCGTAGAGAACCTCCACCGCCG encodes:
- a CDS encoding sensor histidine kinase, which produces MDDVMLEGLVLSAGVAAAVGAVGAVGVFAVARRRAAAAAVLAPLVVVVSVAAGVYASVRAMFLSDKDSTTVLLLLAAAIPVALGVGMVLAVRIWRIAAEAAAITAARARDREIEAGRREMVAWVSHDLRTPLAAVRVLAEALEDDVGDEAETVRRIQAENHRMSGMVDDLLALSRLQSPALVLRAQLVDLRDLVSDAVAAIRPLADARDVRVVEADGDGALATVDAREVARAVANLLVNAVRHTPPGGTVTVTAHPAATDPPSRDQRIAVIAVQDECGGIPEADLPRVFDAGWRGTRARTPERASQGGPAAGSGVPHESGGAGLGLAIVRGVADVHGGSASIRNAGPGCVAELRLPAGAGGGTAVGT
- a CDS encoding response regulator transcription factor; amino-acid sequence: MPRVLVVDDDRTVAEVVVAYLERAGIDADHAADGHAALASAAATPPDAVVLDLMLPGIDGLEVCRRLRGMRPDLPVLMLTARGEEEDRVLGLEIGADDYVTKPFSARELTLRVQALLRRAAGPGHLRRPDRETAPTIGGRDVPRTPPDASRAGAGRDTTAGRATTSSDGEVLRDGDLVLDAGAHRVIRGGRELSLTTREFDLLRWFLCHPGQVHDRPGLMREVWGWEFGDQSTVTVHVRRLREKVETDPSKPERLVTVFGVGYRWDPAPVHPPAVAAPEDSPWTT
- a CDS encoding SigE family RNA polymerase sigma factor, giving the protein MSLVEDSAEYGMPGDGMPEGVAAAQGAAASSRGSARRAGAAPVGVEPVDAGPVGTGPADQRQEHDGRDAVQGPVDHRDRSGDAVASGRVGAQIRHAAARGSARRPESERATAGGAQVTDKNAEFTEFMRSARDPLHRMAFLLCGDRHRAEELTQQTFERCYRHWHKARQGEPLVYARRILANLRIDTWRRTRREVLAGPEDLLNAPAAGSESPRAGSVATPATRTVEDRDAVVRALLQLPLKQRRVVVMRHLLDLSETEVSRELGMPLGTVKSTASRGLTQLRTILEARGGAR
- a CDS encoding excalibur calcium-binding domain-containing protein gives rise to the protein MAVRFNPPPGWQVPPGFRPDASWVPDPSWPPAPPGWEYWIREPNPAPPAPPAPAAPAGPPAAPSGTGNPPSAGQDSTRIIAPAERAPHASPVDELTVRRVPDDAAGTRAPDEPTVSLPAEGPGPGRPGTDETMVHPVPVGDGPAPREDTSTMALQAVPGTGAPAPLTPGPPGPPPGQAPPGSPLPPGMPGGPGFGGYGAPPGPGAPGPGGPGGPGMLPPEGQAPKSSVAAMGQNLLGSIKSLGTRSRAHEPAPVPPGPATPMPPGAGVHGPGGRPPAGRPGGTPGGAKPPGTPLLIGVGIAGAALGVIIGVVVTAGLQADANQAITNAEQIQAEVAAEREQLDQDLAQLKEQRNEVAKREQELSKRETELTKNERELNEQREQQQQEQQENEEEWEEENNGNGNDGFQFFFTCDDVRAAGRAPLPDSDPSYRWDLDRNGNGLACEDGE